From Glycine max cultivar Williams 82 chromosome 11, Glycine_max_v4.0, whole genome shotgun sequence, the proteins below share one genomic window:
- the LOC121173059 gene encoding secreted RxLR effector protein 161-like, with translation MWNCNSTETPTEVNLKLAKSENEASVDGTLFRQIVGSLRFICHNKPEITFNVGLVSRFMGDPRQSHLLDAKRVMRYLKGTLGYGIIFPHQTKEDDNLHLVAYSDSDWCGDLVDRKSTVGQVFLLSGSPISWNSKKQLVVALSTCEEEYIAACSAPCQALWLSSLINELKVSSNEVVELVVDSKLAIVLAKNPIARGRSKHIDTKFHFLRDQVSKGRIKLRHCTSEVQLADIMTKSLKAERFKELRKL, from the coding sequence ATGTGGAATTGTAATTCAACAGAAACTCCAACAGAGGTGAATTTGAAGCTTGCAAAAAGTGAGAATGAAGCCTCAGTTGATGGAACCTTGTTCAGACAAATTGTTGGTAGTCTAAGATTCATCTGCCACAACAAACCAGAGATCACATTCAATGTTGGACTGGTGAGCAGATTTATGGGTGACCCTAGGCAATCACACTTGCTGGATGCTAAAAGAGTCATGAGGTATCTAAAGGGGACATTGGGATATGGAATCATTTTCCCTCATCAAACCAAAGAGGATGATAATCTACATCTTGTAGCCTATTCAGACTCTGATTGGTGTGGAGATTTGGTTGATAGGAAAAGCACTGTGGGACAAGTATTCCTACTGTCTGGCTCTCCCATATCCTGGAACTCAAAGAAGCAACTAGTGGTGGCACTATCAACTTGTGAGGAAGAATATATTGCAGCTTGTTCAGCTCCTTGCCAAGCACTGTGGCTTTCATCCTTGATTAATGAATTGAAAGTATCTTCGAATGAAGTTGTTGAACTAGTTGTAGACAGCAAATTAGCTATAGTTTTGGCCAAGAATCCAATAGCTCGTGGAAGAAGCAAGCATATAGACACTAAATTCCATTTCCTCAGAGATCAAGTAAGTAAAGGCAGAATTAAACTAAGGCACTGTACGTCAGAAGTTCAATTGGCTGATATAATGACTAAGTCATTGAAGGCTGAAAGATTTAAAGAGTTAAGAAAGCTATGA
- the LOC102662140 gene encoding uncharacterized protein produces the protein MAKEENEADSEEKPLMLMMSHNNEIWYINSGCSNHMTGHRDWLVNFDVMKKSKVRFADNKVIQAEGAGNVAVRRLDGRQAMITDVLYVLGMKSNLISMGQLLEKGFSMKMSNGSLKVYDTAKKMIMKAPLARNRTFKVNLNTIEPQCLSAVTMSDDSWLWHLRLGHSNFKDLSLLR, from the coding sequence ATGGCCAAAGAAGAGAATGAAGCAGACTCTGAAGAAAAACCCTTGATGCTGATGATGTCTCATAATAATGAAATCTGGTACATAAATTCTGGATGCTCAAATCATATGACTGGACATAGGGATTGGCTTGTCAATTTTGATGTAATGAAGAAGAGTAAAGTAAGGTTTGCAGACAACAAAGTCATACAGGCTGAAGGAGCAGGGAATGTAGCTGTTAGAAGACTAGATGGAAGACAAGCTATGATCACAGATGTACTCTATGTTCTTGGGATGAAGAGTAACCTGATAAGTATGGGTCAGCTCCTAGAGAAGggattttcaatgaaaatgagTAATGGATCTCTGAAAGTCTATGATACAGCAAAGAAAATGATCATGAAAGCCCCATTGGCTAGAAATAGAACATTTAAGGTAAATCTGAATACTATTGAACCTCAATGCCTCTCTGCCGTTACAATGTCTGATGACTCATGGTTATGGCATCTAAGGCTAGGCCACTCGAATTTTAAAGATTTAAGCCTattgagataa